The Candidatus Manganitrophus noduliformans genome includes a window with the following:
- the panB gene encoding 3-methyl-2-oxobutanoate hydroxymethyltransferase, translating to MDKITVPRIREKKENGEKITVLTAYDFPFAKLIDEAGIDILLVGDTVGIVVQGEESTLPVTLDQMIYHARMVSRAAKRALVVGDMPFLSYQASIEETIRNAGRFLKEGGAAAVKLEGGARVADRIEMLARHDIPVMAHIGLTPQSVHRMGGYKVQGRGTSQAKQLLADAKTVESAGAFSLVLEGIPISLAKKITQSIKIPTIGIGAGPYCDGQVLVLHDLLGLFTRFHPKFVRRYADLTATITEAVRRYKSDVESGKFPTEEEGYE from the coding sequence ATGGATAAAATCACGGTTCCTCGGATTCGCGAGAAAAAAGAGAACGGGGAGAAGATCACCGTCCTGACGGCATACGATTTTCCTTTTGCCAAGCTGATTGATGAAGCGGGGATCGACATTCTCTTGGTCGGGGATACGGTCGGGATCGTTGTTCAGGGGGAGGAGAGCACCCTTCCGGTGACCCTCGATCAAATGATCTACCATGCCCGAATGGTTTCCCGGGCCGCGAAGCGGGCCTTGGTCGTCGGCGACATGCCGTTTCTATCGTATCAGGCGAGCATCGAGGAGACGATCCGGAACGCCGGACGGTTCTTGAAAGAAGGGGGTGCCGCGGCGGTGAAGCTGGAGGGGGGAGCGCGGGTCGCCGATCGGATCGAGATGCTGGCGCGCCACGATATTCCGGTCATGGCGCACATCGGATTGACTCCGCAATCAGTTCATCGGATGGGGGGATACAAGGTTCAAGGACGCGGGACCTCTCAGGCCAAACAGCTCCTCGCAGACGCCAAGACGGTCGAGTCGGCGGGCGCCTTCTCGTTGGTTCTGGAGGGGATTCCGATTTCCTTGGCGAAGAAAATCACTCAATCGATTAAAATCCCGACGATCGGAATCGGCGCGGGTCCGTACTGCGACGGCCAGGTCCTTGTTCTGCACGATCTCCTCGGCCTCTTCACCCGCTTCCATCCCAAGTTCGTCCGCCGCTACGCCGACCTCACTGCGACGATTACCGAGGCGGTGCGCCGCTACAAATCGGATGTGGAGTCGGGCAAATTTCCCACGGAAGAAGAGGGATACGAGTAG
- the folD gene encoding bifunctional methylenetetrahydrofolate dehydrogenase/methenyltetrahydrofolate cyclohydrolase FolD, with translation MPAKRIDGKAIAQEVRARVKTEVEKLGPSDRPGLAAVLVGENPASKIYVRNKRKACEEVGIYSEEHHLPEETTEAEVLSLVERLNQDPKIHGILVQLPLPKQINERKVLDTVIPEKDVDGFHYINVGKLVANEKGFVPCTPLGIIELLLASKVEIAGAHAVVVGRSNIVGKPAALLLLHHHATVTICHSKTKNLPEVCRQADILIAAIGKPQFVKKEMVKEGAVVIDVGINRLPDGRIVGDVDFDPVQERAGAITPVPGGVGPMTIAMLLLNTLQSAKWKKEKA, from the coding sequence GTGCCGGCGAAACGAATTGACGGAAAGGCGATTGCGCAGGAAGTCCGCGCCCGGGTGAAGACCGAGGTCGAAAAGCTCGGTCCGAGCGATCGGCCCGGATTGGCGGCGGTCCTGGTGGGAGAAAATCCCGCGTCGAAAATTTACGTTCGAAACAAACGAAAGGCCTGTGAAGAGGTCGGGATTTATTCGGAAGAGCATCATCTTCCCGAGGAGACCACGGAGGCCGAGGTGCTCTCTCTGGTCGAGCGCCTCAATCAAGATCCGAAAATTCACGGCATCTTGGTTCAGCTTCCCCTGCCGAAGCAGATCAACGAGCGCAAGGTGCTCGATACGGTGATTCCGGAGAAAGATGTCGACGGGTTCCATTATATCAATGTCGGGAAATTGGTGGCCAACGAGAAGGGGTTCGTCCCCTGCACGCCCCTCGGCATCATCGAGCTTCTCCTTGCTTCTAAAGTTGAGATCGCCGGAGCGCATGCGGTCGTCGTGGGACGAAGCAATATCGTCGGAAAACCGGCGGCGCTGCTCCTGCTTCATCACCATGCCACGGTGACGATCTGCCATTCGAAGACGAAAAATTTGCCCGAAGTCTGCCGCCAGGCCGATATCCTGATCGCGGCGATCGGCAAGCCGCAATTTGTAAAAAAAGAAATGGTGAAAGAGGGCGCGGTGGTGATTGATGTCGGGATCAATCGCCTTCCGGACGGCCGGATCGTCGGCGATGTCGATTTTGATCCGGTCCAGGAGCGGGCCGGGGCGATCACGCCGGTGCCGGGCGGGGTTGGTCCGATGACGATCGCCATGCTTCTTTTAAATACCCTTCAGTCTGCGAAGTGGAAGAAAGAAAAAGCGTGA
- a CDS encoding PilZ domain-containing protein — protein sequence MDSFILALENRDDKRKHPRLPVVSKATLLSELPFVKVMITNMSLSGLLFHSRKWLDFGKTVALQIEGRFRKEAFREVVTGKIVAVNRGGVGYSYGVQFDEVLTLENQPSLYRYLQAGKRSAVRE from the coding sequence ATGGATAGTTTTATTTTGGCCCTTGAGAATCGAGACGATAAACGGAAACATCCCCGGCTTCCGGTGGTCAGCAAAGCGACGCTCCTCTCGGAGCTTCCCTTCGTCAAGGTGATGATTACCAACATGAGCCTTTCCGGTCTTCTTTTTCATTCCCGTAAGTGGTTGGATTTCGGAAAGACGGTTGCGCTTCAAATCGAGGGACGGTTCCGAAAAGAGGCCTTCCGAGAAGTGGTGACAGGAAAAATCGTAGCGGTGAATCGAGGCGGCGTCGGCTACTCTTACGGCGTACAATTCGACGAGGTCCTCACCTTGGAGAACCAGCCCTCGCTCTACCGCTATCTTCAAGCCGGCAAACGCTCCGCAGTCAGAGAGTGA
- the lexA gene encoding transcriptional repressor LexA: protein MITMRIAREVYTCRLPGDGMAGAALTKRQQAIYQYLRRFLDEHGFPPTLREIARHFRLAGPMGVKRHLDTLVRKGVIQRLPGQPRAIRIKTPPPRQGRLLPILGGVHAGLPLLSEENMEGELLLDSMIAARESAFVLRVKGESMIDAHIVDGDYVVVQKEQTVENGEMAVVLVDGEATLKYFTKRKKEIILSPAHPEMKPIIVRQDQSVQVLGRVVAVLRMVDAGSKGKKNR from the coding sequence ATGATTACGATGAGGATCGCGCGGGAGGTCTACACTTGTAGACTTCCGGGGGACGGAATGGCGGGAGCCGCTCTTACAAAACGACAGCAAGCGATCTATCAGTATCTACGACGCTTCCTGGATGAACACGGGTTTCCGCCGACCCTCCGTGAAATCGCGCGGCATTTCAGGCTGGCCGGACCGATGGGGGTCAAGAGACATCTCGACACCCTCGTCCGTAAAGGGGTCATTCAACGTCTCCCCGGACAACCGCGAGCGATCCGCATTAAAACCCCTCCCCCTCGACAGGGCCGCCTTCTTCCGATTCTCGGCGGAGTCCATGCCGGGCTTCCCCTTCTCTCCGAAGAAAACATGGAGGGAGAGCTCTTGCTCGATTCGATGATCGCCGCCCGGGAATCGGCGTTCGTCCTTCGGGTGAAGGGGGAGAGCATGATCGACGCCCACATCGTCGACGGAGATTACGTGGTGGTGCAAAAAGAGCAAACCGTGGAAAATGGGGAGATGGCGGTGGTGCTTGTCGACGGAGAGGCGACGCTCAAGTATTTTACGAAGAGAAAGAAAGAAATCATTTTATCTCCCGCCCATCCCGAGATGAAACCGATCATCGTTCGACAGGATCAATCGGTTCAGGTTTTGGGAAGAGTGGTCGCCGTATTAAGGATGGTGGATGCAGGCAGTAAAGGAAAAAAGAACAGGTGA
- a CDS encoding 5-formyltetrahydrofolate cyclo-ligase — MGHFTDKKEIRAGFLLQRKALSSEECRLKSGEIAKRFLASSEFNAAQTIHFYLAMAAEVQTDEMIREALRMKKRVVVPLVQPETKSLALSELIELHPSKLQPGPYGISEPRLEYRKKVDPKEVELWVVPGVAFDETGNRLGFGGGYYDRLLSSARGRKVGMAFEFQVLNQLPIEETDHPVDLIMTEKRTIYIQGDESAGETN, encoded by the coding sequence GTGGGCCATTTTACGGATAAAAAGGAGATTCGGGCCGGTTTTCTTCTCCAGAGAAAGGCGCTCTCCTCCGAGGAATGTCGGCTTAAAAGTGGGGAGATCGCAAAGCGATTTTTGGCTTCCTCCGAATTCAACGCGGCGCAGACGATCCATTTCTATTTGGCCATGGCTGCGGAGGTTCAGACCGACGAGATGATCCGGGAGGCGCTCCGTATGAAGAAGCGGGTTGTGGTCCCGCTCGTTCAACCGGAGACAAAGTCGTTGGCCCTTTCGGAGTTGATCGAACTTCATCCCTCCAAGTTGCAGCCCGGTCCTTATGGCATTTCCGAACCGCGGCTCGAATACCGGAAAAAGGTCGATCCGAAGGAGGTCGAACTGTGGGTCGTTCCGGGAGTGGCTTTCGATGAGACGGGGAATCGGCTGGGGTTCGGGGGGGGGTATTATGATCGGCTTCTTTCTTCGGCAAGGGGGAGGAAAGTCGGGATGGCGTTTGAGTTTCAGGTGCTCAATCAGCTTCCAATTGAAGAGACCGATCATCCGGTTGATCTGATCATGACAGAAAAAAGAACGATATACATTCAGGGAGACGAAAGTGCCGGCGAAACGAATTGA
- the opgC gene encoding OpgC domain-containing protein: MKRNDALDALRGLFLVVMTLNHDGGPLRRLTHEPFGFVSAAEGFFLLSGLATGLAYTAPSFSSIAQRAFHNARRIYLYHLLSFLFVFALVQLFPLAAAESRWTDRLLIIREEPLSALLLGAATLYRPHFFDILPMYTLLVLVVPFLIRRYQNGSGTAVLLFSLSLWGFSQAGLREIFTAPMLPLPQSELGYFDLFAWQFLFVLGTWLGFNGRTTFAARLPDPPVLFPIVLILTFLLLLARHQPALFDSVFPFSIQQATEKSHLGWLRLINVLLITYLTARLVQAYPHLFRWRWFAFLGAHSLPVFTYHLLMLYLLEFFVRKPIASYRTGPALLLSMLFILSLTLPAWVHSHYKERKTKTRNQPALTPST, from the coding sequence ATGAAAAGAAACGACGCCTTGGATGCATTGCGGGGACTTTTTCTTGTCGTGATGACCCTCAATCACGACGGCGGCCCGCTTCGCCGGCTCACGCATGAGCCGTTCGGTTTCGTCTCGGCGGCCGAAGGTTTTTTTCTTTTATCGGGCCTGGCGACCGGACTGGCCTATACAGCTCCCTCCTTTTCGTCGATTGCGCAACGCGCCTTCCACAACGCCCGGCGCATTTATCTTTATCATCTCCTCTCCTTTCTTTTCGTTTTCGCGCTGGTCCAGCTCTTCCCCCTCGCGGCGGCGGAGAGCCGGTGGACCGATCGCCTCCTGATCATCCGCGAGGAACCGCTCTCGGCCCTTCTTCTCGGCGCGGCGACACTTTACCGGCCGCATTTTTTTGATATTCTTCCGATGTACACCCTTCTGGTGCTGGTTGTCCCTTTTTTGATCCGGCGCTATCAAAACGGAAGCGGCACGGCGGTCTTGCTGTTCAGTCTCTCCTTATGGGGATTTTCTCAAGCCGGCCTGAGAGAAATTTTCACCGCGCCCATGCTCCCCCTCCCCCAATCGGAGCTCGGCTATTTCGACCTTTTCGCCTGGCAATTTCTCTTCGTTCTCGGGACCTGGTTGGGATTCAACGGAAGAACCACCTTCGCTGCGCGCCTCCCGGATCCTCCCGTCCTTTTTCCGATCGTCCTGATCCTCACCTTTCTTCTCCTTCTGGCTCGGCATCAACCCGCTTTGTTCGACTCCGTCTTTCCCTTCTCGATTCAACAGGCAACCGAAAAGAGCCATCTCGGCTGGCTCCGATTAATCAACGTCCTCCTCATCACCTACTTAACCGCCCGGCTTGTTCAAGCCTATCCGCACCTTTTTCGGTGGCGTTGGTTTGCCTTTTTGGGAGCGCATTCATTGCCGGTGTTTACTTATCACCTCCTGATGCTTTATCTACTGGAATTCTTCGTCCGAAAACCGATCGCCTCATACAGAACCGGTCCGGCCTTGCTCCTTTCCATGTTATTCATCCTCAGCTTAACCCTTCCGGCATGGGTCCATTCGCACTACAAGGAACGGAAGACCAAAACCCGGAACCAGCCTGCTCTCACCCCGTCGACTTGA
- a CDS encoding class I adenylate-forming enzyme family protein — MMAIPDPLRSIPALLRRQAERFPNKVFLFFKEQEVTYRQLDERTERIAENLARFQIRPGEKVALFLPNMPEFLFAFFGTLKLGAVAVPINTQLKGEEAAYILRNSESRVLITTPTLYSVIAPKRSGLPTLEQVFLVGERAGKGRVFSSLYVAGGSPLQIDLRPDDPAALIYTSGTTGSPKGVILTHWNYLSNVAQFVRPTQMTEQDRFLCILPLFHVNGQVVTTLGPLFIGGSMVLMERFSPKDFFIYLERFRATAFSGVPTIYAILLHAEETKAHDLSSLRFCICGAAPMPVELFEKFEEKFRAFILEGYGLSEGTCVSSVNPLGGLRKIGSIGLPLPDQEMTVMNDRDEEAPVGEVGEIVVRGENVMAGYFKNPAATEEALRGGRLHTGDLGYRDEEGFFFIVGRKKEMILRGGENIYPKEIEERLYRHPDVLEAAVVGLPDPVWGEEVAAFIIPKPDVSSTAETIIAYCREHLARFKCPKEVIFMDAFPKTATGKIQKGKLRETYLQREEK, encoded by the coding sequence ATGATGGCCATTCCCGATCCGCTTCGCTCCATCCCCGCCCTTCTCCGCCGGCAGGCGGAGCGCTTTCCCAATAAAGTCTTTCTTTTCTTCAAAGAGCAGGAGGTCACTTACCGCCAGCTTGATGAGCGGACCGAGCGGATCGCCGAGAATCTCGCCCGGTTCCAAATCCGGCCGGGGGAGAAGGTCGCCCTTTTCCTTCCAAACATGCCGGAATTTCTCTTCGCCTTTTTCGGGACGTTGAAGCTCGGGGCGGTGGCGGTGCCGATCAACACGCAATTGAAGGGTGAAGAGGCCGCCTATATTCTTCGGAACTCCGAAAGCCGCGTCTTGATCACCACCCCTACGCTTTATTCCGTTATCGCGCCGAAGCGGTCCGGGCTGCCGACGTTGGAGCAGGTTTTTCTGGTCGGTGAGCGGGCAGGCAAGGGAAGAGTCTTCTCCTCTCTTTATGTGGCCGGCGGCTCGCCGTTGCAGATCGATCTCCGACCGGACGATCCGGCGGCGCTGATCTACACCTCCGGGACGACCGGATCGCCAAAGGGGGTGATCCTGACCCATTGGAATTATCTCTCCAACGTGGCGCAGTTCGTTCGGCCGACGCAGATGACCGAGCAGGACCGCTTCCTCTGCATCCTTCCCCTCTTCCATGTCAACGGCCAGGTCGTGACGACGTTGGGTCCTCTTTTCATCGGGGGGAGCATGGTCCTGATGGAAAGGTTCTCGCCGAAAGACTTCTTCATTTACCTGGAGCGATTTCGCGCAACCGCCTTCTCCGGTGTTCCGACGATCTATGCGATTCTCCTCCACGCCGAGGAGACGAAAGCGCATGACCTCTCATCGCTTCGTTTCTGTATTTGCGGGGCGGCGCCGATGCCCGTGGAGCTCTTTGAAAAGTTCGAGGAGAAATTCCGTGCGTTCATTCTGGAGGGGTATGGACTGTCGGAAGGAACCTGCGTCTCCTCGGTCAATCCCTTGGGGGGCCTGCGAAAGATCGGCTCGATCGGCCTTCCCCTTCCGGACCAGGAGATGACGGTCATGAATGACCGTGACGAGGAGGCGCCGGTGGGGGAGGTCGGCGAGATTGTTGTCCGAGGCGAGAATGTCATGGCAGGTTATTTCAAGAATCCGGCGGCGACCGAAGAAGCGCTGCGCGGCGGCCGGCTCCACACGGGCGATCTCGGCTATCGTGACGAGGAGGGATTTTTCTTCATCGTCGGCCGGAAGAAGGAGATGATCCTCCGGGGAGGGGAGAATATCTATCCGAAAGAGATCGAGGAGCGGCTTTATCGGCATCCGGATGTCTTGGAGGCGGCGGTGGTCGGGCTGCCTGATCCGGTGTGGGGAGAAGAGGTGGCCGCCTTCATCATCCCGAAACCGGATGTCTCATCAACCGCCGAAACGATCATCGCGTATTGCCGGGAACACCTGGCCCGATTTAAATGTCCCAAGGAGGTGATCTTCATGGACGCTTTTCCAAAGACGGCAACCGGAAAGATCCAGAAGGGGAAACTGAGAGAAACCTATCTCCAACGGGAAGAAAAATGA
- a CDS encoding response regulator, with protein MKKILIADDEVPIRLLIHSTLESEEYHIIESENGPDTVAKCLEERPDLLILDLMMPGISGEEVCKKVRSDLRTKAIPIIILTGRGKLSENEAKSFDANVYLTKPFSPLELLDCVSKILTRKK; from the coding sequence ATGAAGAAGATCTTAATCGCCGACGATGAAGTCCCGATCCGCCTCCTCATTCACAGCACTCTGGAAAGCGAGGAATACCACATCATTGAATCCGAGAACGGTCCCGACACAGTCGCAAAGTGCTTAGAGGAAAGACCGGATCTTCTGATCCTCGATTTAATGATGCCGGGGATCAGCGGAGAAGAGGTTTGCAAAAAGGTTCGGTCGGATCTTCGGACCAAGGCGATCCCCATCATTATCTTGACCGGTAGGGGGAAGCTTTCGGAGAACGAAGCAAAGAGCTTCGATGCAAATGTCTACCTCACCAAACCCTTCAGCCCTCTTGAACTCCTCGACTGCGTCAGCAAGATCTTAACCCGAAAAAAATGA
- a CDS encoding Zn-ribbon domain-containing OB-fold protein, which translates to MARKKKEPRPDVVPFEIPDRIEMNYRYSYGGISPFFRAIKEEANLLGSRCARCKKTYLPPRINCSQCYRPTKWVPLGNEGTVITCTTVYYATSRFFSKTPFVCAYIRVDGADTLLLQNIILDDVTQARPGIRVRALFRPERKGEMADFYFVPV; encoded by the coding sequence ATGGCGCGAAAGAAGAAAGAGCCCCGACCGGACGTTGTCCCCTTTGAGATCCCCGACCGGATCGAGATGAACTACCGCTACAGCTACGGCGGGATCTCCCCTTTTTTCCGGGCGATCAAAGAAGAAGCGAATCTCCTCGGCAGCCGCTGCGCCCGCTGCAAAAAGACCTATCTTCCCCCGCGCATCAACTGCTCCCAATGTTACCGTCCAACGAAGTGGGTGCCGCTCGGAAACGAGGGGACCGTGATTACCTGCACCACCGTCTACTATGCAACCTCCCGCTTCTTCTCCAAGACCCCCTTCGTCTGCGCCTACATCCGGGTGGACGGCGCCGACACCCTCCTCCTTCAAAACATCATCCTCGATGACGTGACCCAAGCCCGCCCCGGCATCCGTGTTCGCGCCCTCTTCCGCCCGGAGCGCAAAGGGGAGATGGCCGATTTTTATTTCGTGCCGGTGTAG
- a CDS encoding methylenetetrahydrofolate reductase — translation MKTLRDALESGEFILTAECLPPKGTDIAEFCSHARRLLGKVHAVNVNDNPAATLHASPLALSKVLLDMGHDPICQITGRDRNRLAIQSDLLGLHILDIRNVLCLTGDDITLGNQKEGKAVFDLESVEILQVVRSLNEGKEMTGKPIQGATALLPGAAVSPEAEPLEPALMQFGKKVEAGARFFQTQAVFQPDRFERFMAQARKSNVNILAGVLLLRSLKMARYVTEHLGIFVPERFVQKLERAGKEGELEVGIEIALGLIEAIRGKCDGIHLMAIGAEEQIPVILERAGLLPKGPGLKKAAGGADG, via the coding sequence ATGAAGACGCTCAGAGACGCGCTGGAATCGGGAGAGTTTATTTTAACGGCGGAGTGTTTGCCGCCGAAGGGAACCGACATTGCCGAGTTCTGCAGTCACGCGCGGCGGCTCTTGGGAAAGGTCCATGCGGTCAACGTAAACGATAATCCGGCGGCGACACTGCACGCCAGCCCGCTGGCGCTCAGCAAGGTCCTCCTCGATATGGGGCACGATCCGATCTGCCAGATCACCGGCCGCGATCGGAATCGGCTCGCCATCCAGTCCGATCTACTCGGTTTACATATTCTCGATATTCGAAATGTCCTCTGCCTGACGGGCGACGATATCACCCTGGGGAATCAGAAAGAGGGAAAAGCGGTTTTTGATCTCGAATCGGTTGAGATCCTCCAGGTGGTCCGCAGCCTCAATGAAGGAAAGGAGATGACCGGGAAGCCGATCCAGGGGGCGACCGCTCTTCTTCCGGGGGCGGCGGTTTCGCCGGAAGCGGAACCGTTGGAGCCGGCGTTGATGCAGTTCGGAAAAAAGGTCGAGGCCGGCGCCCGATTTTTCCAAACCCAAGCGGTCTTTCAGCCTGACCGTTTCGAACGATTTATGGCGCAGGCTCGGAAGTCGAACGTCAACATTCTCGCCGGTGTTCTCCTCCTCCGCTCTCTCAAGATGGCTCGTTATGTGACGGAGCATCTCGGGATCTTCGTGCCGGAGCGCTTTGTCCAAAAGCTGGAGCGGGCTGGAAAAGAGGGAGAACTGGAGGTAGGGATCGAAATTGCGCTTGGACTGATCGAGGCGATCCGAGGGAAATGCGACGGGATTCATCTGATGGCGATCGGCGCCGAGGAGCAGATCCCGGTGATCTTGGAACGGGCGGGGCTTTTGCCCAAAGGTCCCGGGTTAAAAAAGGCCGCCGGAGGAGCGGATGGATAA
- a CDS encoding PilZ domain-containing protein produces MPNFFIGMEGPDAPSLDQRKQPRIAFSGKGSVIFGPRPIEITISNISLSGLLFHTKERFDLGKLLTLRIIGEEEGKPFEEKTAGRVMAVHRGDSSHSYGLQFLALLTAEKQPCLFAKIQRVLQNKS; encoded by the coding sequence ATGCCCAATTTTTTTATCGGAATGGAAGGGCCGGACGCCCCTTCTCTGGATCAACGAAAGCAGCCCCGCATCGCCTTCTCCGGGAAGGGAAGCGTCATTTTCGGGCCGCGGCCGATCGAGATCACAATCAGCAACATCAGCCTCTCCGGTCTTCTCTTTCATACGAAGGAGCGGTTTGATCTCGGGAAACTGCTCACCCTTCGGATCATCGGAGAAGAAGAAGGAAAACCGTTTGAAGAGAAGACGGCCGGAAGAGTCATGGCGGTGCATCGGGGCGATAGCAGCCATTCCTACGGATTGCAGTTTCTCGCTCTCCTGACCGCCGAAAAACAACCCTGCCTCTTTGCTAAGATCCAACGGGTTCTCCAGAACAAATCGTGA
- a CDS encoding HD-GYP domain-containing protein yields the protein MMDFIPSQRPGESRELSSVDRDLERYLREEFGYSGTQLAYVLRDLKILLKREKLKTRELETAYQQMLRYAEDLRKSYLHERRQREQLIQSQRATAITLAKAIEKRDRYTGGHTDRVTEYAKLTAKLLDWPEERLAVLELAGHLHDVGKIGVPDAVLNKPGKLTVEEFEMMKAHPEIGEQIIRGIDFLEALVPYVLYHHERYDGKGYPKGLSGEAIPIEGRLLAVSDTFDAMTSSRPYRKQLDPERAIEEIKRCSGTQFDPNIVVVFLEIWRAGLLDPILLGTSPLPPDPAS from the coding sequence ATGATGGACTTCATCCCCAGTCAAAGACCAGGCGAATCGAGGGAGCTCTCTTCCGTCGATCGAGATCTGGAGCGATACCTTCGGGAAGAATTTGGTTATTCCGGAACGCAGCTCGCCTATGTTCTCCGAGATCTGAAGATTCTTCTTAAGAGAGAAAAACTCAAGACGCGAGAGTTGGAGACGGCGTACCAACAGATGTTGCGGTATGCTGAAGATCTTCGGAAGAGCTATCTGCATGAACGCCGGCAGAGAGAACAGCTCATCCAGAGCCAAAGAGCGACCGCCATCACGCTCGCCAAGGCGATCGAGAAGCGCGACCGCTACACCGGCGGGCATACCGACCGGGTGACCGAATATGCGAAGCTCACGGCAAAGCTACTCGATTGGCCGGAGGAACGATTGGCGGTGCTGGAGCTGGCCGGGCATCTCCATGACGTCGGGAAGATCGGCGTCCCCGATGCCGTTCTCAATAAGCCCGGAAAGCTGACGGTCGAGGAGTTCGAGATGATGAAGGCCCATCCGGAGATCGGCGAGCAAATTATCCGCGGGATCGATTTTCTGGAAGCGCTGGTTCCGTATGTCCTCTATCATCACGAGCGGTATGATGGAAAGGGATACCCGAAGGGGCTCTCCGGCGAGGCGATTCCGATCGAAGGAAGACTGTTGGCCGTCTCCGATACCTTTGATGCGATGACGAGCAGCCGTCCCTACCGCAAGCAGCTCGATCCCGAGCGCGCCATTGAGGAGATCAAACGTTGCTCGGGGACCCAGTTCGATCCGAACATCGTCGTCGTTTTCTTGGAAATTTGGAGGGCCGGCTTACTCGACCCGATCCTTCTCGGAACCTCCCCCCTTCCTCCCGATCCCGCTTCTTAA
- a CDS encoding MaoC/PaaZ C-terminal domain-containing protein, giving the protein MTRRFFDDFEVGERFTTEARTITENDIVQFADLSGDHHRLHLDEAYAKKTPFGGRIAHGLLGLSIASGLWVRLGLLEEGVIAFLGLAWKFIAPVRIGDAVHADVIVKEKRPSRKPDRGILTLEAAVLNQRNETVQEGSWTLLLKRRQEKRSSRSV; this is encoded by the coding sequence ATGACCCGCCGGTTCTTTGATGATTTTGAAGTGGGGGAGAGGTTTACCACCGAGGCGCGAACAATCACCGAGAACGATATTGTTCAGTTCGCCGATCTCTCGGGAGATCACCACCGGCTCCACCTCGACGAAGCGTATGCGAAGAAGACCCCCTTCGGCGGACGGATTGCGCATGGGTTGCTGGGGCTTTCGATCGCATCGGGTCTCTGGGTACGGCTCGGTCTTTTAGAAGAGGGCGTCATCGCCTTTCTCGGCTTGGCGTGGAAGTTCATCGCGCCGGTCCGGATCGGTGATGCCGTGCATGCCGATGTCATCGTGAAGGAGAAGAGACCGAGCCGCAAGCCCGATCGGGGCATCCTGACCCTGGAGGCGGCGGTTCTCAATCAACGGAATGAAACGGTGCAAGAGGGGAGCTGGACCCTTCTCTTGAAGCGAAGGCAAGAAAAGCGATCATCTCGAAGCGTTTAA